One window of the Flavobacteriaceae bacterium YJPT1-3 genome contains the following:
- the fsa gene encoding fructose-6-phosphate aldolase — MKFFIDTANLDQIKEAQELGVLDGVTTNPSLMAKEGITGRDNILKHYVDICEIVDGDVSAEVIATEYEAMIKEGEELAALHDQIVVKVPMIKDGIKAIKYFSDHGIRTNCTLVFSPGQALLAAKAGATYVSPFIGRLDDISTDGLNLIAEIRHIYDNYAFDTEILAASVRHTMHVIDCAKIGADVMTGPLSSIEGLLKHPLTDSGLAKFLADYQKGN; from the coding sequence ATGAAATTTTTTATTGACACTGCTAATCTCGATCAGATCAAAGAAGCTCAGGAACTGGGAGTTTTAGACGGTGTAACTACCAATCCATCGTTGATGGCCAAAGAAGGAATCACCGGTCGTGACAACATCTTAAAGCACTATGTGGATATCTGCGAGATCGTAGATGGTGACGTTAGTGCTGAGGTTATCGCTACCGAGTACGAGGCCATGATCAAGGAGGGTGAAGAATTGGCGGCTTTGCACGATCAAATAGTCGTTAAGGTTCCCATGATCAAAGACGGCATCAAGGCGATCAAGTATTTTAGCGATCACGGGATACGAACCAATTGTACCTTGGTATTTTCTCCGGGTCAAGCCTTATTGGCTGCCAAGGCAGGGGCGACCTATGTTTCTCCCTTCATTGGTAGACTGGATGATATTTCAACAGACGGACTCAATTTGATCGCAGAGATCAGACACATCTACGATAATTATGCCTTTGATACGGAAATCCTTGCGGCTTCAGTGCGTCATACCATGCACGTGATCGACTGTGCTAAAATTGGTGCTGATGTGATGACCGGACCTTTGTCGTCCATTGAAGGTCTTCTTAAACACCCCCTAACCGATAGCGGACTGGCTAAGTTCCTGGCCGATTACCAAAAAGGGAATTAA